Proteins encoded in a region of the Tripterygium wilfordii isolate XIE 37 chromosome 21, ASM1340144v1, whole genome shotgun sequence genome:
- the LOC119990176 gene encoding protein NAR1-like isoform X2 encodes MLASACPGWICYAEKQLGSYILPYISSVKCPQQTMGATIKHHICKILQLRPDEVYHVTVMPCYDKKLEASRDDFVTELESHGGLRVAEVDSVLTSREILDLIQAIPLNLGGEENLLRFAMCYGFWDLQNIVRTIKLQKCKYHFVEVMACPSGCLNGGGQIKPKPRQTPKDLIQALETIYMENAYMMSGLRIPDQRKQKGSCIQSTILLLKASLLSCTTGDHTFWYTRQWNFSLIQGIDIGYYPHIPVYPLLIYVGFVQREIQFLIE; translated from the exons ATGCTTGCGTCAGCATGTCCAG GTTGGATATGCTATGCTGAAAAACAACTTGGTTCCTATATCCTCCCTTACATATCTTCTGTAAAATGCCCTCAGCAAACTATGGGAGCTACCATTAAGCATCATATATGCAAAATACTGCAGCTCAG GCCGGACGAGGTTTACCATGTAACGGTGATGCCCTGTTATGACAAGAAGCTGGAGGCTTCTAGGGATGATTTTGTTACTGAATTAGAATCTCATGGAGGTCTTAGGGTTGCAGAGGTAGATTCAGTATTGACATCTAGAGAAATTTTAGATTTGATACAG GCTATACCCCTCAATTTAGGTGGAGAAGAGAACCTGTTAAGATTTGCAATGTGTTATGGCTTCTGGGACCTGCAGAACATTGTTAGGACGATTAAATTGCAAAAGTGCAAATATCATTTCGTGGAGGTTATGGCATGCCCATCAG GCTGCTTAAACGGTGGGGGTCAAATCAAGCCGAAGCCTAGGCAAACTCCTAAGGATTTGATTCAGGCATTAGAAACTATTTATATGGAAAAT GCTTATATGATGAGTGGCTTGAGGATCCCGGatcaaagaaagcaaaaagGTTCATGCATACAGAGTACCATCCTATTGTTAAAAGCATCACTTCTCAGTTGCACAACTGGTGATCATACTTTCTGGTACACGAGGCAATGGAACTTCAGCTTGATACAGGGCATTGATATCGGATATTATCCTCACATCCCGGTGTATCCATTGCTTATATATGTGGGATTCGTTCAGAGGGAGATCCAATTTTTGATAGAGTAG
- the LOC119987784 gene encoding FAS1 domain-containing protein SELMODRAFT_448915-like, with the protein MQAAVGDMRAQSFYGFAVILQMYLNSNSSTQHQIFNEEESLTFFMPVDRELSKFTLSPEHLEDFLLSHSMTMTLQFSDLIHFPTGTIVPSGLHDRLIKIQNHGKSNFYVNDAQVITPNVCINSMMIKCHGIDSVIKYENDDYPNNRRIDRAPAAAGKKTSSS; encoded by the exons ATGCAAGCAGCAGTTGGAGACATGAGAGCACAATCTTTCTATGGATTTGCAGTTATTCTCCAAATGTACTTGAACAGCAATAGCAGTACCCAACACCAAATATTCAATGAGGAGGAATCCTTGACCTTTTTCATGCCTGTAGACAGAGAGCTGTCCAAATTCACACTTTCACCAGAACACCTTGAAGACTTCTTGCTCAGTCATTCCATGACAATGACTCTTCAGTTCAGTGACTTGATTCATTTTCCAACAGGAACCATAGTCCCATCTGGGTTACATGACAGGTTGATCAAGATACAAAATCATGGCAAGTCAAATTTCTATGTTaatgatgctcaagtgattACACCAAATGTCTGCATCAACTCTATGATGATCAAGTGCCATGGTATTGATTCAGTGATTAAGTATGAGAATGATGACTACCCAAACAATAGAAGAATAGATAGAGCTCCTGCTGCAGCTG GGAAAAAGACATCATCATCGTAA
- the LOC119990187 gene encoding stress-associated endoplasmic reticulum protein 2-like → MTTSKRVAERKVAKFQRNISKRGSVAETSTKKGYDYPVGPILLGFFVFVVIGSSLFQIIRTATSGGMA, encoded by the exons ATG ACCACCTCAAAGAGAGTTGCAGAGAGGAAAGTAGCAAAGTTTCAGAGGAATATCAGTAAAAGGGGATCAGTGGCTGAGACTTCAACTAAGAAAGGATATGACTATCCAGTTGGGCCAATTCTTCTCGGGTTCTTTGTCTTTGTGGTAATTGGATCAT CTCTGTTTCAGATAATTAGGACAGCTACCAGTGGTGGGATGGCCTGA
- the LOC119990176 gene encoding protein NAR1-like isoform X1, with protein sequence MTCSFINNFLVIEGWICYAEKQLGSYILPYISSVKCPQQTMGATIKHHICKILQLRPDEVYHVTVMPCYDKKLEASRDDFVTELESHGGLRVAEVDSVLTSREILDLIQAIPLNLGGEENLLRFAMCYGFWDLQNIVRTIKLQKCKYHFVEVMACPSGCLNGGGQIKPKPRQTPKDLIQALETIYMENAYMMSGLRIPDQRKQKGSCIQSTILLLKASLLSCTTGDHTFWYTRQWNFSLIQGIDIGYYPHIPVYPLLIYVGFVQREIQFLIE encoded by the exons ATGACATGTTCATTCATAAATAATTTTCTTGTGATTGAAGGTTGGATATGCTATGCTGAAAAACAACTTGGTTCCTATATCCTCCCTTACATATCTTCTGTAAAATGCCCTCAGCAAACTATGGGAGCTACCATTAAGCATCATATATGCAAAATACTGCAGCTCAG GCCGGACGAGGTTTACCATGTAACGGTGATGCCCTGTTATGACAAGAAGCTGGAGGCTTCTAGGGATGATTTTGTTACTGAATTAGAATCTCATGGAGGTCTTAGGGTTGCAGAGGTAGATTCAGTATTGACATCTAGAGAAATTTTAGATTTGATACAG GCTATACCCCTCAATTTAGGTGGAGAAGAGAACCTGTTAAGATTTGCAATGTGTTATGGCTTCTGGGACCTGCAGAACATTGTTAGGACGATTAAATTGCAAAAGTGCAAATATCATTTCGTGGAGGTTATGGCATGCCCATCAG GCTGCTTAAACGGTGGGGGTCAAATCAAGCCGAAGCCTAGGCAAACTCCTAAGGATTTGATTCAGGCATTAGAAACTATTTATATGGAAAAT GCTTATATGATGAGTGGCTTGAGGATCCCGGatcaaagaaagcaaaaagGTTCATGCATACAGAGTACCATCCTATTGTTAAAAGCATCACTTCTCAGTTGCACAACTGGTGATCATACTTTCTGGTACACGAGGCAATGGAACTTCAGCTTGATACAGGGCATTGATATCGGATATTATCCTCACATCCCGGTGTATCCATTGCTTATATATGTGGGATTCGTTCAGAGGGAGATCCAATTTTTGATAGAGTAG
- the LOC119990167 gene encoding replication protein A 70 kDa DNA-binding subunit E-like isoform X6, whose amino-acid sequence MEYTSISDLQIGQRGCKIKCHVARMWKSINPTMQDQLMSVDFILVDTQGTSIQGTMRKEDAPTITELLMEGKTYILANFMVVPPRKSFRACPNDNMLRVGTWTVMKECFDTDSEFPLNKFHFIDEEEMENRIQNDILLTDIIGHLISVGTLTKVFSNGRYISKKNMVIQTLTITHISVTLWGTIAEGFDECSVLKLPKKEPLIVVLTGMTVRAFRAQTTLSSTSATKIYINLEIEEVQKFRQSLSYPNEVTFLETSVRHGIGSAEDSMMENKTISALLSLNTISDKSKQFSCEATITKVDASRGWWYNACAKCKAGISNYNGLLTCRKCGPIANLPIPWYMVPVHVKDDTGEAKFIMFGKHVERLLKISAYQLSQIPNSSRTTVPVIMEQLLGKKLIFTVSISEKLDNSENLTFKVAKVIDEQPIKTEGLQILKQQDTTYSLRTSSDEQFTEDISANSNSTNKRDLKDLEHNATVTINLGKGDVAKNPSIEQESILIFKEQNTACSLHGISSPQIADNIYGFPKATKNRELETKEDNVSVTMKHEKASAAKKGKSSGC is encoded by the exons ATGGAATACACATCTATTTCAGATTTGCAGATTGGGCAGCGTGGTTGTAAAATCAAGTGTCATGTTGCAAGGATGTGGAAATCCATAAATCCTACGATGCAAGACCAGTTGATGAGCGTGGATTTTATCTTGGTGGATACACAG GGCACATCAATACAAGGAACAATGCGAAAGGAGGATGCCCCTACAATTACGGAGCTGCTTATGGAGGGAAAGACTTATATTCTTGCAAACTTTATGGTCGTTCCACCACGAAAATCATTTCGAGCATGCCCAAACGACAATATGTTACGGGTTGGAACATGGACAGTCATGAAGGAGTGCTTTGACACTGATTCGGAATTTCCTCTTAATAAATTTCACTtcattgatgaagaagaaatggaaaataGAATTCAGAATGACATTCTACTGACAG ACATTATAGGTCATCTCATTTCAGTTGGGACACTTACCAAAGTCTTCTCAAATGGCAGATACATTTCCAAGAAAAATATGGTCATTCAAACACTGAC GATCACCCACATATCAGTTACATTGTGGGGGACTATCGCAGAAGGTTTCGATGAGTGTTCTGTGTTAAAACTTCCGAAAAAAGAGCCATTGATTGTTGTACTTACAGGAATGACAGTAAGAGCATTTAGAG CTCAAACAACTCTGTCAAGCACATCAGCAACCAAGATCTACATCAATCTTGAAATTGAAGAGGTCCAAAAATTTCGTCAAAG CCTTTCATATCCAAACGAGGTAACATTCTTGGAAACCAGTGTGAGGCATGGAATTGGTTCAGCAGAAGATTCTATGatggaaaataaaactatttcagcACTTCTATCCCTCAATACCATATCAGATAAA AGCAAGCAATTTTCGTGCGAGGCCACAATAACAAAGGTGGATGCATCTAGGGGTTGGTGGTACAATGCATGTGCTAAATGCAAAGCTGGGATAAGCAACTACAATGGGTTACTTACATGCAGAAAATGCGGTCCAATTGCTAATTTGCCCATTCCATG GTACATGGTCCCTGTACATGTCAAAGACGACACTGGAGAGGCAAAGTTTATCATGTTTGGAAAACATGTTGAAAGATTACTCAAAATATCAGCCTACCAATTGTCCCAAATTCCCAACTCAAGTAGAACTACAGTTCCAGTGATAATGGAACAACTCCTGGGAAAGAAGTTGATATTCACAGTGTCAATTAGTGAAAAGTTAGACAATTCAGAAAATTTGACTTTCAAAGTTGCAAAGGTAATTGATGAGCAACCCATAAAAACAGAAGGCCTTCAAATATTGAAACAACAAGATACAACTTACAGTCTTCGTACTTCATCAGACGAACAATTTACTGAGGATATTTCTGCAAATTCCAATTCAACCAACAAAAG GGACTTGAAAGACTTAGAGCATAATGCAACTGTAACAATCAATCTTGGGAAAGGAGATGTTGCTAAAAACCCAAGCATCGAACAAG AAAGCATTCTaattttcaaagaacaaaacacAGCTTGCAGTCTTCATGGAATATCAAGTCCACAAATTGCTGACAACATTTATGGGTTCCCAAAAGCAACGAAAAACAG GGAGTTGGAAACAAAAGAGGACAATGTATCTGTTACAATGAAGCATGAAAAAGCAAGTGCTGCCAAAAAAGGAAAGTCAAGCGGATGTTAA
- the LOC119990167 gene encoding replication protein A 70 kDa DNA-binding subunit E-like isoform X5: MNDKTIVLIFVVYDNSSPPLQRTLELFSACISLSFHLSPSVRESVTAAFSRPPLFQIGQRGCKIKCHVARMWKSINPTMQDQLMSVDFILVDTQGTSIQGTMRKEDAPTITELLMEGKTYILANFMVVPPRKSFRACPNDNMLRVGTWTVMKECFDTDSEFPLNKFHFIDEEEMENRIQNDILLTDIIGHLISVGTLTKVFSNGRYISKKNMVIQTLTITHISVTLWGTIAEGFDECSVLKLPKKEPLIVVLTGMTVRAFRAQTTLSSTSATKIYINLEIEEVQKFRQSLSYPNEVTFLETSVRHGIGSAEDSMMENKTISALLSLNTISDKSKQFSCEATITKVDASRGWWYNACAKCKAGISNYNGLLTCRKCGPIANLPIPWYMVPVHVKDDTGEAKFIMFGKHVERLLKISAYQLSQIPNSSRTTVPVIMEQLLGKKLIFTVSISEKLDNSENLTFKVAKVIDEQPIKTEGLQILKQQDTTYSLRTSSDEQFTEDISANSNSTNKRDLKDLEHNATVTINLGKGDVAKNPSIEQESILIFKEQNTACSLHGISSPQIADNIYGFPKATKNRELETKEDNVSVTMKHEKASAAKKGKSSGC; this comes from the exons ATTGGGCAGCGTGGTTGTAAAATCAAGTGTCATGTTGCAAGGATGTGGAAATCCATAAATCCTACGATGCAAGACCAGTTGATGAGCGTGGATTTTATCTTGGTGGATACACAG GGCACATCAATACAAGGAACAATGCGAAAGGAGGATGCCCCTACAATTACGGAGCTGCTTATGGAGGGAAAGACTTATATTCTTGCAAACTTTATGGTCGTTCCACCACGAAAATCATTTCGAGCATGCCCAAACGACAATATGTTACGGGTTGGAACATGGACAGTCATGAAGGAGTGCTTTGACACTGATTCGGAATTTCCTCTTAATAAATTTCACTtcattgatgaagaagaaatggaaaataGAATTCAGAATGACATTCTACTGACAG ACATTATAGGTCATCTCATTTCAGTTGGGACACTTACCAAAGTCTTCTCAAATGGCAGATACATTTCCAAGAAAAATATGGTCATTCAAACACTGAC GATCACCCACATATCAGTTACATTGTGGGGGACTATCGCAGAAGGTTTCGATGAGTGTTCTGTGTTAAAACTTCCGAAAAAAGAGCCATTGATTGTTGTACTTACAGGAATGACAGTAAGAGCATTTAGAG CTCAAACAACTCTGTCAAGCACATCAGCAACCAAGATCTACATCAATCTTGAAATTGAAGAGGTCCAAAAATTTCGTCAAAG CCTTTCATATCCAAACGAGGTAACATTCTTGGAAACCAGTGTGAGGCATGGAATTGGTTCAGCAGAAGATTCTATGatggaaaataaaactatttcagcACTTCTATCCCTCAATACCATATCAGATAAA AGCAAGCAATTTTCGTGCGAGGCCACAATAACAAAGGTGGATGCATCTAGGGGTTGGTGGTACAATGCATGTGCTAAATGCAAAGCTGGGATAAGCAACTACAATGGGTTACTTACATGCAGAAAATGCGGTCCAATTGCTAATTTGCCCATTCCATG GTACATGGTCCCTGTACATGTCAAAGACGACACTGGAGAGGCAAAGTTTATCATGTTTGGAAAACATGTTGAAAGATTACTCAAAATATCAGCCTACCAATTGTCCCAAATTCCCAACTCAAGTAGAACTACAGTTCCAGTGATAATGGAACAACTCCTGGGAAAGAAGTTGATATTCACAGTGTCAATTAGTGAAAAGTTAGACAATTCAGAAAATTTGACTTTCAAAGTTGCAAAGGTAATTGATGAGCAACCCATAAAAACAGAAGGCCTTCAAATATTGAAACAACAAGATACAACTTACAGTCTTCGTACTTCATCAGACGAACAATTTACTGAGGATATTTCTGCAAATTCCAATTCAACCAACAAAAG GGACTTGAAAGACTTAGAGCATAATGCAACTGTAACAATCAATCTTGGGAAAGGAGATGTTGCTAAAAACCCAAGCATCGAACAAG AAAGCATTCTaattttcaaagaacaaaacacAGCTTGCAGTCTTCATGGAATATCAAGTCCACAAATTGCTGACAACATTTATGGGTTCCCAAAAGCAACGAAAAACAG GGAGTTGGAAACAAAAGAGGACAATGTATCTGTTACAATGAAGCATGAAAAAGCAAGTGCTGCCAAAAAAGGAAAGTCAAGCGGATGTTAA